The proteins below are encoded in one region of Nitrosomonas ureae:
- a CDS encoding IS110 family transposase gives MKITTIGIDLAKEVFQIHGVDMYGKALLRKQLRRSEMSKFFANLEPCLIGMEACGSSHHWARKLCEFGHTVKLMSPQFVKPYVKTNKHDMADAEAICEAVSRPNMRFVSIKNIEQQAILSVHRARQGFVKARTAQANQIRGLLSEFGIVIPQGIRSIINRVPDILEDAGNDLPGSMRHLLKQLNDHLKQLSRQIEELELQIKLWHKENEASQRLEAIPGIGPITASAIVATVGNATEFKNGKQLSAWFGLVPKQCSSGGKQILLGISKRGDTYLRTLLIHGARAVIRFAENKEEPESWLRKLIARRNKNIAAVALANKNARIIWALLAQGTTFHHNRATTSVAAEHDYGVA, from the coding sequence ATGAAGATTACAACGATAGGCATTGATTTGGCAAAAGAAGTATTTCAGATTCATGGCGTGGATATGTATGGTAAGGCGTTGCTGCGCAAGCAGTTGCGCCGTAGCGAGATGTCAAAGTTTTTTGCCAATCTGGAGCCTTGCCTGATTGGGATGGAAGCCTGCGGTAGTTCACACCATTGGGCGAGAAAGCTGTGCGAATTTGGGCACACCGTCAAGCTCATGTCACCCCAATTTGTCAAACCCTACGTCAAGACCAACAAGCATGATATGGCAGATGCGGAAGCGATCTGCGAAGCGGTAAGCCGACCCAACATGCGTTTTGTATCGATCAAGAATATTGAGCAACAAGCCATTTTGTCAGTGCATCGTGCCAGGCAAGGTTTCGTCAAAGCCAGAACCGCACAGGCAAATCAGATACGCGGCCTGCTTTCTGAATTTGGTATTGTTATCCCACAAGGGATCCGTTCGATTATCAATCGGGTGCCGGATATTCTGGAAGATGCTGGAAACGATTTACCAGGATCAATGCGTCATTTACTGAAACAGTTGAATGATCATCTCAAACAACTAAGTCGACAAATAGAAGAGTTGGAATTGCAGATCAAGCTGTGGCACAAGGAGAACGAAGCCAGTCAAAGATTGGAAGCTATTCCCGGTATTGGCCCGATTACGGCGAGCGCCATTGTTGCAACAGTTGGAAATGCCACAGAGTTCAAGAACGGCAAGCAACTTTCGGCATGGTTTGGATTGGTGCCAAAACAGTGCTCCAGTGGTGGCAAGCAGATATTACTCGGCATCAGTAAACGTGGCGACACTTATCTGCGCACTTTGCTGATTCACGGAGCAAGAGCAGTCATCCGTTTTGCTGAAAATAAGGAAGAACCAGAAAGCTGGTTGCGTAAACTGATAGCTCGACGCAACAAGAATATCGCTGCTGTTGCACTAGCGAATAAAAATGCTCGTATTATCTGGGCGTTGCTCGCCCAAGGCACAACATTCCACCATAATCGCGCTACGACATCAGTTGCTGCCGAGCATGATTATGGTGTTGCATAG
- a CDS encoding DUF4435 domain-containing protein, which yields MTSFTRTESGVTNYKLFYGVDLVVFTEGGNKSYSFEEICEGKSNCESIDIKFWNVILTYYLKHYKFHFKAVGSKETARKICNLIVSNKIKNTLVTIDSDLDDFFGSKFISPAIIYTRGYSWENDVFCDLLIKKQISSFLLTPYMSSEIENEIDSHFEIFYRHASRLLKLELIYRSNNLKFISSCCGDSFIEKKLHPRLKIKEVLKLSNKKKIELKRPVRLNLQKNTLCPIMFTYGKLQLTIAIAIISFVCKKYTQIKTFPKDILITSMIEFYKAHTWTPTFCQAFSQ from the coding sequence ATGACAAGCTTTACCCGAACGGAAAGTGGCGTAACTAATTACAAATTATTTTACGGCGTTGATTTAGTTGTTTTCACTGAAGGAGGAAATAAATCTTATTCATTTGAAGAAATATGTGAAGGAAAATCCAATTGTGAATCAATAGATATTAAATTTTGGAATGTAATACTAACTTACTACTTAAAACATTATAAATTTCATTTTAAAGCTGTTGGTTCAAAAGAAACAGCAAGAAAAATTTGTAACTTAATTGTTAGCAATAAAATTAAGAATACATTAGTTACAATTGATTCTGATCTTGATGATTTTTTCGGTTCAAAATTTATTTCTCCTGCCATTATATATACCCGGGGTTATAGTTGGGAGAATGATGTATTTTGCGATTTATTAATAAAAAAACAAATTAGTAGTTTTTTACTTACGCCATACATGTCTTCAGAAATAGAAAATGAAATTGATAGTCATTTTGAAATTTTTTATAGACATGCTTCAAGGCTACTGAAATTAGAACTAATCTATAGAAGTAATAACTTAAAATTTATTAGTAGTTGTTGTGGCGATTCATTTATTGAAAAAAAACTACATCCAAGGTTAAAGATTAAAGAAGTATTAAAGCTATCTAATAAGAAAAAAATTGAATTAAAAAGACCAGTTCGATTAAATCTTCAAAAGAATACTTTGTGTCCTATTATGTTCACTTACGGAAAGCTGCAATTGACAATTGCAATTGCAATAATTAGTTTTGTATGCAAAAAATACACTCAGATTAAAACGTTTCCCAAAGACATTTTAATCACTTCGATGATAGAGTTTTATAAAGCACATACATGGACGCCCACTTTCTGCCAAGCTTTCAGTCAATGA
- a CDS encoding AAA family ATPase, which produces MQKEVFISMLVGIDFNFKEFSLMAKSMNLDAKKQALEGIFLQFNVDHKSFRKRLDEHFDILKKAKEKLEEGSKEGITENDVAILIGSERIDYIVEEWQKLLEKRKNLFEPIDTYISIINNMMQRKTFKINDQNELEITTQSGKSLEIHDLSSGEKQLLIILGEALLQEKNQWVYIADEPELSLHVRWQEKLVENLRAINSNSQIIFATHSPDIVSQFNDNVFDMEKILQ; this is translated from the coding sequence TTGCAAAAAGAAGTATTTATTTCTATGTTAGTTGGAATTGATTTTAATTTTAAAGAATTTTCTTTGATGGCAAAATCAATGAACTTAGATGCAAAGAAACAAGCTCTTGAAGGAATATTTTTGCAATTCAATGTTGATCACAAATCTTTTCGAAAACGATTAGATGAACACTTTGATATTTTAAAAAAAGCAAAAGAAAAACTGGAAGAAGGATCTAAAGAAGGAATAACTGAAAACGATGTTGCAATTTTAATTGGAAGTGAACGTATTGATTATATAGTTGAAGAATGGCAAAAGCTTTTAGAAAAAAGAAAAAACTTATTTGAACCTATAGATACTTATATATCTATTATAAATAATATGATGCAAAGAAAGACTTTTAAGATTAATGATCAGAATGAACTAGAAATTACTACACAATCTGGTAAAAGTCTAGAAATCCATGATTTATCCTCCGGAGAAAAACAGCTCTTGATTATCTTAGGTGAAGCTTTACTACAAGAAAAAAATCAATGGGTATATATTGCAGATGAACCAGAACTTTCACTTCACGTACGTTGGCAAGAAAAATTAGTAGAAAATCTAAGAGCAATAAACTCCAATTCTCAAATCATATTTGCAACACATTCTCCTGATATCGTCAGTCAATTTAATGACAATGTTTTCGATATGGAGAAGATTCTTCAATGA
- a CDS encoding IS5 family transposase (programmed frameshift), protein MPRLMLSDEFWSKLEKILLQEAIYNKRNLRMTVEGMLYRMRVGCPWRDLPEAFGSWNSIYKRFNAWSLSSKWLRIFKALSIDPDCEWEFIDGSYVKAHQHSAGAADKEPQAIGKSRAGNTTKIHLAVDSYGLPADFEITGGEVNDCSIAPDLIAKLPDAKAIVADKGYDSECIREQITKKGARAVIPRKRNSLKGNADMDWGLYGYRHLVENAFARLKQYRAVATRYDKLKRNFESMVAMACGYLWLPM, encoded by the exons ATGCCCCGATTGATGCTCAGTGATGAGTTCTGGTCGAAGCTGGAGAAGATTCTGCTTCAAGAAGCGATATATAACAAGCGCAATCTGCGCATGACAGTAGAAGGTATGCTGTATCGAATGCGGGTTGGCTGCCCGTGGCGAGACTTGCCTGAGGCATTTGGAAGCTGGAATTCCATCTACAAAAGATTCAATGCGTGGTCATTAAGCAGCAAATGGTTAAGGATTTTCAAGGCGTTGTCTATTGATCCGGATTGTGAATGGGAATTTATTGATGGCAGCTATGTTAAAGCT CACCAGCATAGTGCAGGCGCAGCGGACAAGGAACCACAGGCGATCGGGAAAAGCCGCGCAGGCAATACCACAAAGATTCACCTGGCGGTTGATAGTTATGGTTTACCAGCCGATTTTGAAATCACCGGTGGAGAAGTCAATGACTGTTCTATAGCACCTGATTTGATTGCCAAACTGCCTGACGCGAAAGCGATTGTTGCGGACAAAGGCTATGACAGCGAATGTATACGAGAACAGATAACGAAGAAAGGGGCTCGAGCTGTGATACCGAGAAAGCGCAACTCGTTGAAGGGCAACGCAGATATGGATTGGGGTTTGTATGGATACCGACATTTGGTGGAAAATGCTTTTGCCCGGCTAAAGCAGTATCGGGCAGTAGCGACACGATACGACAAACTGAAGAGAAATTTTGAGAGTATGGTAGCCATGGCATGTGGATATCTGTGGCTACCTATGTGA
- a CDS encoding AAA family ATPase, with product MNTDVNFIIGINGSGKTTAINLIAAALTGDCDELMRLEFSKIQIRLRSLNSRKKPIIIITKGSMSKDNAAENKNLFVFYDVKQSTGEKGKRYAIGYQEEEWPKGYIRHTYPIPIFLRSLINVKWLSVHRGSVINNSRENKLESSVDRKLIELSNRLVRYFSSIGKQGTQLLGSVDISHR from the coding sequence TTGAATACCGACGTTAATTTTATTATTGGTATTAATGGTTCAGGAAAAACTACTGCAATTAATCTGATAGCTGCCGCCCTTACTGGTGATTGTGATGAATTAATGAGACTGGAATTCTCCAAAATACAAATTAGATTAAGATCTTTAAATTCAAGAAAGAAGCCAATTATAATCATAACTAAAGGTAGCATGTCTAAGGATAATGCTGCTGAAAATAAAAATTTGTTCGTATTTTATGATGTTAAGCAGTCTACGGGAGAAAAGGGAAAAAGATACGCAATTGGGTATCAAGAAGAGGAATGGCCGAAAGGTTATATTAGACATACATACCCTATACCAATATTTTTGCGAAGTTTAATAAATGTGAAATGGCTTTCTGTTCATCGAGGAAGTGTGATTAATAATTCACGTGAAAATAAACTAGAATCTTCTGTTGATAGAAAATTAATTGAACTTTCTAATCGTTTAGTTAGATATTTTTCCTCAATTGGTAAGCAAGGTACTCAGTTACTAGGGTCTGTTGACATTTCACATAGGTAG
- a CDS encoding zonular occludens toxin domain-containing protein → MIIILTATPGCGKTNHAVWSHIKPAVENERIVYVCGIPDLKLMHIKLSIAKLNTWAERTPIDETEPEGKQKLNNITEGSLIVVDEAAYPWPAIDLKDPPEYIKYLSQHRKHGLDFLVITQSPKFVHPFVLENADRHIHLSQEWSGNKQYEWSEYCANPKLKTNRQNAVKKPYKLEKKAFELYYSASLHVEKPKRAIPKMVYAAIFLLFAVPAMAMITYGRITDRLADPMQEIASNEEEKTNKSEQGDDMPPGSVIPVTQPVIALPSTKESLSMLSDAVDWSQVAACVSSKSNCICYGHQAQRLNIVPDTCNAAINYGWITKNL, encoded by the coding sequence ATGATCATCATACTGACGGCAACGCCTGGCTGCGGAAAAACCAATCACGCCGTATGGAGCCACATTAAACCGGCGGTTGAAAATGAACGAATCGTCTATGTTTGCGGCATTCCGGATTTAAAGCTGATGCACATCAAGCTATCGATAGCCAAGCTTAACACCTGGGCAGAACGCACACCGATAGATGAAACTGAACCGGAAGGAAAGCAAAAGCTTAACAACATAACCGAAGGCAGTCTCATTGTTGTGGATGAAGCCGCTTATCCGTGGCCGGCCATCGATCTGAAAGACCCTCCGGAATACATCAAATATCTTTCCCAACATAGAAAGCACGGGCTTGATTTCCTGGTGATCACGCAATCGCCCAAGTTCGTGCATCCGTTCGTACTGGAAAACGCAGATAGGCATATTCACCTGAGCCAGGAATGGTCTGGTAATAAACAATATGAATGGTCGGAATACTGCGCTAACCCGAAACTCAAAACCAATCGTCAAAATGCAGTCAAGAAGCCGTACAAACTGGAAAAGAAAGCATTTGAATTGTATTACTCAGCCAGCCTGCATGTAGAAAAACCAAAACGAGCAATTCCTAAAATGGTTTATGCAGCAATATTCCTATTATTCGCAGTTCCGGCAATGGCAATGATCACTTATGGGCGCATTACTGACCGTCTAGCCGATCCGATGCAAGAAATTGCCTCAAATGAAGAGGAAAAAACCAACAAATCGGAGCAGGGCGACGATATGCCACCAGGAAGCGTTATTCCGGTAACTCAGCCTGTCATTGCATTGCCAAGTACAAAAGAATCGCTTTCAATGCTATCTGACGCGGTCGACTGGTCGCAGGTTGCCGCGTGCGTTTCCAGCAAATCGAATTGCATCTGTTATGGCCATCAGGCGCAACGATTGAATATTGTTCCGGATACTTGTAATGCGGCTATTAATTACGGGTGGATAACAAAGAATTTATAA
- a CDS encoding DUF2523 domain-containing protein, which translates to MFNLLIIPLCAFLTSSIGFLAVRALSGLGIGVLSFTAINVALDALFSQAQGYFSAIPYFALQTLNLAGFGQGLGIIMGAITFRMTFVLLPKLGVIPK; encoded by the coding sequence ATGTTCAATTTACTGATCATACCGCTCTGCGCTTTCCTGACATCGAGCATCGGCTTTCTGGCAGTTCGCGCCTTGTCGGGTCTAGGTATTGGCGTTTTGAGCTTCACCGCCATCAATGTGGCGCTCGATGCGCTGTTCTCGCAAGCGCAAGGATACTTTAGCGCTATACCTTACTTTGCTTTGCAAACCTTAAACCTTGCCGGATTTGGCCAGGGCTTGGGCATCATCATGGGCGCAATCACATTCCGCATGACTTTCGTACTGTTGCCTAAACTGGGAGTGATACCAAAATGA
- a CDS encoding virulence factor TspB C-terminal domain-related protein, which produces MANFHRLLTTIFFSLFFCSPAFSQSAPVGAIDLAGWIKGADGAYTKAFGESARVTLSSPPGGISTTSTALINTPKGIQAMDIVKTAAVDVGRVGASVATLAKRVGPVGMTLTAVSLVCELTDICNVDGVFNKFTSLTGGDAIETHVGWCVSNGSQIPCYPDKDLRSVVQAANACFSANPSNCEYGDTEPRYTGGTLVGANYRLRFKSDGSYTSPIPATFMETYTPPAATSAPATTSDWDSKAALLNDDRFIPELINKGESVPSGAPTLTPDQKKGLGLESKPTRDSSGNVTGREDTTTEIEAVDAGTTDNPGRVIIKETQTTIKYDINNNQINTTTNTRYSSQPQPDKPQQNFEIKFDEVPPAELQTHNVQATLTGNSWGEEGTCPPDIPIDISYYPMNLVIPTAPVCDTAEKINPLVLLLASIAGVYIVSGVRSTEVK; this is translated from the coding sequence ATGGCTAATTTTCACCGCTTACTAACAACAATTTTTTTCAGTTTATTTTTTTGTTCTCCGGCTTTCTCGCAATCCGCACCGGTCGGCGCCATCGACCTGGCCGGATGGATCAAAGGCGCTGACGGTGCCTATACTAAAGCATTCGGCGAATCGGCAAGAGTAACGCTCTCAAGTCCACCCGGCGGCATATCAACCACCTCAACAGCACTGATCAACACACCAAAAGGCATTCAAGCAATGGATATTGTCAAAACCGCTGCTGTGGATGTCGGCAGGGTGGGCGCATCCGTCGCAACTTTAGCCAAGCGGGTTGGACCCGTCGGCATGACATTAACCGCAGTTTCCCTGGTATGTGAATTAACAGACATTTGCAATGTTGACGGGGTTTTCAATAAATTTACTTCGTTAACTGGTGGCGATGCTATTGAAACACATGTCGGCTGGTGTGTCAGCAATGGAAGTCAAATACCTTGTTATCCTGATAAAGATTTAAGGTCTGTGGTTCAGGCCGCTAATGCCTGTTTTTCCGCCAATCCATCGAACTGCGAATATGGAGACACTGAGCCAAGATATACAGGCGGTACGCTCGTAGGTGCAAATTATCGTTTAAGATTTAAATCTGACGGATCATATACCTCTCCTATACCTGCAACATTCATGGAAACTTATACGCCGCCAGCTGCAACCTCTGCACCTGCCACAACATCGGATTGGGATTCCAAAGCAGCTTTGCTCAATGATGACCGCTTCATCCCTGAACTCATCAACAAAGGTGAAAGCGTGCCCTCCGGAGCTCCAACTCTGACACCAGACCAGAAAAAAGGACTCGGCCTCGAATCAAAACCCACCAGAGATTCAAGCGGCAATGTAACAGGGCGCGAAGACACCACCACGGAAATAGAGGCCGTTGACGCGGGTACCACAGACAATCCGGGGCGCGTCATTATCAAGGAAACACAAACGACGATTAAGTACGACATCAACAACAACCAAATCAACACCACCACCAACACCCGCTACAGCAGCCAGCCGCAACCGGACAAACCGCAGCAGAACTTTGAAATCAAGTTCGATGAAGTGCCACCGGCAGAACTGCAAACACACAATGTTCAAGCCACATTAACCGGCAATAGCTGGGGGGAGGAGGGAACCTGTCCGCCGGATATCCCTATCGACATTTCCTATTACCCGATGAATCTGGTCATTCCAACAGCGCCAGTCTGCGATACCGCAGAAAAGATCAATCCACTCGTTTTATTACTCGCATCGATTGCCGGTGTGTATATCGTCTCCGGCGTTCGCAGCACGGAGGTTAAATAA
- a CDS encoding major capsid protein, producing MATVGAAVILVHIGIKVWRWIRSAF from the coding sequence GTGGCAACCGTGGGTGCTGCCGTGATACTGGTTCATATCGGTATTAAAGTCTGGCGTTGGATTAGAAGCGCATTCTAA